The genomic DNA AGCCAGCCCATAACCAAGAAATTGATATATTTGCGTGCTAAATAGATAAACAATGAACAACTTAGAGCTAAGCGAACAAGAGATTATTCGACGTCAATCGCTTGAGGAACTTCGCAAGCTGGGGATTGATCCCTATCCGGCAAAGGCCTATCCGGTGAATTCCACCACCGCACACATTATTGAACACTTTGAGGAGATGAGCGCAAGCGGCCAGGAGGTTTGCATTGCCGGACGCATCATGACCCGCCGCATTATGGGCAGCGCTTCGTTCTTTGAGATGCAGGACGACAAGGGAAGAATTCAAATTTACCTGAAACGCGACGACATTTGCCCCGACGAGGACAAAACGCTCTACAATACTGTTTTCAAAAGGTTGCTCGACAATGGCGACATAGTTGGCATAACAGGTTTTGCCTTTCGCACCCAAACCGGCGAAATGTCGGTTCACGCCAAAGAGCTAAAAATATTATCGAAGTCTATCCGCCCCCTTCCTACTGTAAAGGAGAAGGACGGACAACTTTTTGATGCATTCACCGATCCCGAGCAGCGCTACCGTATGCGCTACGTGGACCTAGTGGTAAACCCACAGGTAAAGGATGTTTTTGTAAAGCGTGCAAAAATCATCAACACCATGCGCGAGTTTTTTAACTCCAATGGTTATCTGGAGGTGGAGACGCCCATCCTTCAGCCAATCCCTGGAGGTGCAGCGGCTCGCCCATTTATTACGCACCACAATGCGCTCGACATACCGCTCTATCTTCGTGTTGCTAACGAGCTTTACCTTAAGCGACTTATTGTTGGCGGATTCGACGGTGTGTATGAGTTCTCCAAGGACTTCCGCAACGAGGGAATGGACAGAACGCATAACCCGGAGTTCACCGTTATGGAGATCTATGTAGCCTACAAGGACTACTTCTGGATGATGGAGTTTACCGAGGAGATGCTGGAGCGCGTGGCCATTGCGCTGCACGGAACCACTAAAGTTCAGGTGGGCGACAAGGCCATCGACTTTAAGCGCCCGTTCCGCCGCATAACCATGTACGATGCCATTAAGGAGTATACAGGCAAGGATATTTCCGGTATGGGCGAAGCGCAGCTGCGCACGGTAAGCAAGGAGTTGGGAATTGAGGTTGACGAAACCATGGGCAAGGGTAAGCTCATCGATGCCATTTTCGGTGAAAAGTGCGAGGGCAATTTCATACAGCCAACCTTCATCACCGACTACCCCATAGAGATGTCGCCACTGTGCAAACGGCACCGAAGCAACCCGGAACTCACCGAGCGCTTTGAGCTAATGGTGAACGGCAAGGAACTCTGCAACGCCTACTCCGAACTCAACGATCCCATCGATCAGTTGGAGCGTTTTCAAGACCAGATGAAGCTGTCGGAAAAGGGAGATGATGAGGCAATGTTCATCGATATGGATTTTGTAAGATCACTGGAATTTGGCATGCCAACCTGTTCGGGCATGGGTATCGGTATCGATCGCCTCACCATGTTTATGACCAACCAATCGTCCATTCAGGATGTGCTGTTCTTCCCACAGATGCGACCTGAGAAGAAGATCACAAAAGATGAACCATCTGCATATTTGGCAATGGGAGTAACAGAGGAGTGGGTGCCTGTGCTTCAAAAAATGGGCTTTGTTACTGTTGATTCAATAAAAAAGGTCAGTGCGGGCAAGCTATTCAACGACCTTTGCGGAATGAACAAGAAGCATAAGTTGGGGCTTACTAACCCCACCATTGAGAGTGTAAAAAAGTGGGTCGAATAAGATTTCGGC from Williamwhitmania sp. includes the following:
- the lysS gene encoding lysine--tRNA ligase — translated: MNNLELSEQEIIRRQSLEELRKLGIDPYPAKAYPVNSTTAHIIEHFEEMSASGQEVCIAGRIMTRRIMGSASFFEMQDDKGRIQIYLKRDDICPDEDKTLYNTVFKRLLDNGDIVGITGFAFRTQTGEMSVHAKELKILSKSIRPLPTVKEKDGQLFDAFTDPEQRYRMRYVDLVVNPQVKDVFVKRAKIINTMREFFNSNGYLEVETPILQPIPGGAAARPFITHHNALDIPLYLRVANELYLKRLIVGGFDGVYEFSKDFRNEGMDRTHNPEFTVMEIYVAYKDYFWMMEFTEEMLERVAIALHGTTKVQVGDKAIDFKRPFRRITMYDAIKEYTGKDISGMGEAQLRTVSKELGIEVDETMGKGKLIDAIFGEKCEGNFIQPTFITDYPIEMSPLCKRHRSNPELTERFELMVNGKELCNAYSELNDPIDQLERFQDQMKLSEKGDDEAMFIDMDFVRSLEFGMPTCSGMGIGIDRLTMFMTNQSSIQDVLFFPQMRPEKKITKDEPSAYLAMGVTEEWVPVLQKMGFVTVDSIKKVSAGKLFNDLCGMNKKHKLGLTNPTIESVKKWVE